DNA sequence from the Candidatus Planktophila sulfonica genome:
TGCCAGACGATCTGCCAGGTAACCAATTGCTTCAGCGTTCTTAAAGTTTGTCTGACGAACCCAGCGAACAACCTTCTGTCCACGAACGCTAAATGATCCGTCGCCATTCTTCTGAACAGTAAAACCTGAATCATCGACTGCAACCGGGCGCAAGATAATGCGAGTGCGCTCTTCCTTTGCAGCTTCTGCGCGTTCGCGCTGAACAAGGCGAGCCATTGAGTAGAGCAGTTCTTGCAGACCTTCGCGGCTTGCAGCTGAAACCTTGTAGACCTCGTAGCCCTTTTCCTTTAGCTGTTCTTCAACCATATCGGCCATTGCTGAACCGTCAGGTAAATCGATTTTGTTGAGCGCAACAATACGAACGCGATCTTCGAGTCCACCGTAGAGTGCAAGCTCGTTTTCAATTGCTTCAAGATCATCGATTGGGTTGCGATCTGTTTCAAGAGTTCCGCAGTCAAGGACGTGAACGAGCGCAACGCAACGTTCGACGTGGCGAAGGAATTGAAGTCCAAGGCCCTTGCCTTGTGATGCTCCTGGAATAAGTCCTGGAACATCGGCCACAGTAAAGCGAGTATCTCCTGCTTGAACTACGCCAAGGTTTGGAACTAGCGTTGTAAATGGATAATCAGCAATCTTTGGACGTGCTGCAGAAATTGCTGCAATGAGCGAAGACTTTCCGGCACTTGGGAATCCAACGAGAGCAATATCAGCTACTGATTTGAGTTGAAGAGTAAGTCTGCGTTCTTCTCCTGGTTCGCCAAGGAGGGCGAATCCTGGTGCGCGACGCTTTGATGATGAGAGTGCAAGGTTGCCGAGGCCACCATGTCCACCACGTGCTGCAAGAAAAGTTGTTCCGATACCGATGAGATCTGCAATTTGCTCGCCATCTTCATCATAAATAACTGTTCCATTTGGAACAGGAAGGATGAGATCTTCACCTGAAACGCCATCTTTGCGATCGCCATAACCCTGGTGACCAGAAGTTGCTTTGCGATGTGGTGAGTGGTGGAAATCAAGAAGAGTAGTAACTGAAGAATCTACGACAAGAATGACATCGCCACCGCGACCGCCATTTCCACCATCGGGTCCACCAAGTGGCTTAAATTTTTCGCGCTTTACAGAGACGCAACCATCTCCACCTTTTCCAGCAGTTGCAAAGAGAGTGACGCTATCGATAAACGATGTCATTGTTACTCACTCCCCTTCTTCGTTGCTATTTCTGATAGTTGCTTGCTGAAATAAAAAAGCGGACCGCGATAAATGCGGCCCGCTCCTTTAAGAGAAACCTAAATTAAACTGCAGGAACTACGTTCACTACGCGGCGACCGCGAGCGCGACCGAATTCAACTGCTCCTGCTGCGAGAGCGAAGAGAGTGTCATCCTTACCGCGTCCAACGTTCTTGCCTGGGTGGAAGTGTGTTCCACGCTGACGTACGAGAATTTCACCTGCGTTAACTTCTTGGCCACCGAAACGCTTAATACCGAGGTACTGTGGGTTTGAATCGCGACCGTTACGTGTTGAGGAAACACCCTTCTTACTTGCCATTTATTTGCTCCCTTAACCGGTTCGCTTACTTAGCACCGCTGATTGCGGTGATCTTTACTCGTGTGTGCTGTGCACGGAAACCTTGACGACGGCGATGGCCTGTCTTGTTCTTGTAACGAAGGATGTCGATCTTTGGACCCTTGACTGCGTCGATAACTTCGCCAGTTACCTTCACTGCTGAGAGTGCAGCAACATCAGTTGTGACGTTTGCGCCATCAACTACGAGGAGAGCGGGGAATGAAACTGATGCGCCTGCAGCAGCGTCGATGCGATCGACGGTGATGATCTCGCCAACAGTTACCTTCTCCTGGCGTCCGCCAGCTTTAACGATTGCGTACATGCTCATTGCCTCAGTTCTTCGTATTAGTCATCAAGCTCAATTCACGCGTGAGGCGTGCTCGAGCAGACGCTAAGAGTACGGATTTCGTACCCTCAGGGTCAAATTGGCCCTGGTCTTAGGCGGTAATGACCCCTGAGCTAGCGGCCCTGCGGCGGCGCTTTCCCTTGGGTGTTGTGACCGCTTCGGCCTCTTCTGGGGCCTCTTCGTTCAAGGTTTCATGGAATTCGTGGTCAGTTGCTGTCTCTTCATCAACATCTGGGTGATGTGCGCTCTGTGAATTTACCTGAGGCATTGGTGCCTTCATCTTCACTGGATCCATATGGATATGAATTCCGCGCCCATTACATGAATCACATGTTGTTGAGAATGCTTCGATGAGGCCCTGTCCGACGCGCTTACGTGTCATCTGAACAAGTCCGAGTGATGTTACTTCAGCAACCTGGTGCTTGGTGCGATCGCGACCAAGGCATTCAACCAAGCGACGAAGAACGGCATCACGGTTTGATTCAAGGACCATATCGATGAAGTCGATAACAACGATTCCACCTAAGTCGCGAAGGCGAAGTTGGCGTGCAATTTCTTCTGCCGCTTCAAGGTTGTTCTTGGTAACAGTCTCTTCGAGGTTTCCACCCTTACCGATGAACTTACCGGTGTTAACGTCGATAACAACCATTGCTTCGGTGCGGTCGATAACAAGTGAACCACCTGAAGGTAGATAAACCTTGCGATCAAATGCCTTAGCGAGTTGTTCTTCAACGCGGTAATCAGCGAACAAGTCACCGCTACCTGAATACTTTTCAATCTTGGAAACAAGTTCAGGTGCAATCGAACCAAGGTATGAACTGATTTCATCCCATGCTTCGTTACCTTGAATGATGAGCTTGCGGAAATCTTCATTGAAAATATCGCGGATAACGCGCACAGCAAGATCTGGCTCTGAGAGCAGAAGAGCTGGTGCATGGAAGTTTGGATTAACTGACTTCTGATAGATATCTTCCCATTGCGCTTTCAGGCGCTCGACATCGGCAGTCAACTCAGCTTCAGATACACCTTCAGCTGCAGTACGAACAATGACGCCCGCATCTTCTGGAATAAGTGTCTTCAAGATTGCCTTAAGGCGTGAGCGCTCTGATTCAGGAAGTCGCTTAGAGATACCGCTCATTCCGCCACCAGGAACATAAACAACGTAACGTCCTGGAAGTGAAATCTGGCTTGTCAGGCGTGCACCCTTTTGGCCAATTGGATCCTTAGTAACTTGAACGAGAACAGGCTGACCAGTCTTTAAAACCATTTCAATCTTGCGTGGTTCAGATTCTGAAATACCTGCTGCATCCCAGTTAACTTCACCAGCGTACAAAACAGCGTTACGGCCCTTGCCGATATCAACGAATGCAGCTTCCATCGAAGGAAGAACGTTCTGAACGCGACCTAGATAAACGTTTCCAACGTATGAAACGTTGGCGTTACGGTTTACATAGTGCTCAACCATCACGTTATCTTCGATAACTGCAATCTGAATACGGTCTCCAACTTGGCGGACGACCATTTCGCGATCAACGTTTTCGCGACGAGCTAAGAATTCTCCATCAGTAATGATGGTTCCACGACGGCGGTATGGCTCGCGGTATTCGCGAGAATCGCTACGGCCACGATCGCGGTCGCGATCACGGCGGTTACGAGTTCCACGTTCTGAGCGATCACGTGATGGGCGCTCAGTCTTTTCACGGACTTCGCGGACCTTAACAACTGTGACAACGCCATCTTCATCGATGGTTTCACCTGGTGTAACGCCTTCGCCAGTTGCGCGACGGCGACGGCGACGGCGGTGTGTGGTGCCGTCAGCGCTCTCAGTTGAATCTTCAGAAGAATCTTCTGATTCGTTATCGGAATCTTCTTGGGTATCTACACCCTCGCCATTTGGCTTACGGCGACCGCGTCCACCACGACGGCGACGGCGGTTACGGTTTCCACGGCTTTCAGAATCTTCTGTATCCCCCGCTGGTGCTGAAACTTCTTCCTTCTCTTCAGCTTTTGCTGGCTTCTCGGCCTTTGCTGCTTTCTTTGCACGCTTAGGCGCAGCCTCAGTAGGTGCTGCTTGGAAAATTGGAACTGGAATTGCAGCGGCTTTCTTGACTCGCTTTGGAGCGGCCTCGGTAACTTCTGCAGTCGCTTCTGTTGGCTCAGGTGTAGTTCCTGCGCTCAGTGATTTCTTACTTGATTTCTTAACCGCGCGCTTACGCGGTGATTTTGGCTCAATAGCCATGGCACCAAATCCTTTAGCGCGTATTTCCAGATTGTTCTGGAGCTACGCATTCTCGTGGTCCGCAGATGAAATTCATTTACGAACAAAACCTTTGTTGTAGTCCGCCGCAGGCGCGATAAGGATCGCTGGCCGCGCTGAACTGTTGGGGTAATTATGGCAGATAAGGCTGAGGAAAACCTATTTTGAGCGTGATTTAGCTGCGCTGGCTTGCGTGGACGTTCTGCAAAAGGCCAAAGCCAATGAGGTTGGCAAACATGCTCGATCCGCCGTAAGAAAGGAATGGAAGCGGAACGCCCGTCATCGGCATCAGCCCCAGAGTCATTCCAATATTTTCAAAGATCTGAAAAGCAAACCATGCAATTACACCCGTACATACCAAGGTCCCGTAGGGGTCCGTCGCTCTTCGGGCAATTCCAAATGCGCGCATCAAGACAAGGAAAAGAAGGAAGATGATGAATCCGCTTCCGATAAATCCAAGTTCTTCGCCAGCCACAGTAAAAATAAAGTCAGTCTGTTGTTCAGGAACGAAACGACCATTTGTTTGCGGACCGTTAAAAAGTCCCGTTCCAATAAGTCCGCCAGATCCGACAGTGATACGTGCTTGGCGCAGTTGATATCCGGCACCTTGTGAATCTGCATTAGGATCAACGAAAGATTGCAGACGCTTCACCTGATAATCGCTGATGATTCCAGCTTTCGTTGCAACGAAGCCGCCAATGAGTGCAAGGAGAACTAAGCCGACTACCCATCGAGTAGGTGCACCAGAAACAGCGAGAATGGTGACAACGGATGCGCTGATGATAAATACAGTTCCCATATCGGGCTGGGCAAGAATCAGAAGAATTGGGATCGCCGCAACGCCAAGTGCCTTGAGTACATCTTGATTGGTTGGTTCATCGCTGTTGTGCGTGCGTTCAGATAACAACATAGAAATACCGATGATGATGGAGATCTTTGCAATTTCAGCAGGCTGAATCTGGAAACCACCAGGAAGTGGGATCCACGCCTTAGCACCATTGATTTCACTACCAACGCCAGGAATCAGAACCAAGATCAGTCCAAAGACGCCAGCAACCCAGATGAATGGGGTGTACGCACGTAGAAGTCTGTAATCAATAATCGTTGTCCCCCACGCAAGGGCAAGGCCAATCACAATATTGATGACATGGCGCTTGAGGTAATACTGAGGATCAAGGCCGTTTGCCGAATACCACTCGCGAGTTGCTGCATACACCAGCAATGTTCCGATGACCAGAAGGAGAGCAACTGCGCCTGTTAGAACTGGGTCAAACCCTGCTGTTACTGATGCGCGACGAGATCTGCGGTAAGGATTGCGATTAAGGAATGTACTCATCGCTTCGCCTTCACCTTCACCTTAGCAGCGGGAGTTGCAGATGCAACAGCCTTTGGTTTTCCTGGATTGAGAATAGATGGCTTTGGTTTAGTCGCAGGTGAAATTCGCGGAAGTTTTGTCGGTGGCTTTCCTGCGGGAAAGAGTGCCAATTCAGGTTTCACTGTTGAACCTTGTGCGCCAAAGATTGTTTCATAAATCTGACGCACACCGACACCAGATGTTCCTGATCCGTATCCGCCCTGGCTCACCATCATGACAACGGCGTAACGTGGATTCTTCGCGGGCGCGAATGATGCATACCAAGAGGTGTCTGCCTTTGCGCTGCCATTTGCATTTCGACCGAAGACTTGTGCAGTTCCAGTCTTTCCCGCAGTTGCCACAGGGAATCCTGAAAATGCTCCGGCTGCTGTTCCAGAAATCGTTACTTCACGAAGTGCATCTCGAAGGAATACAAGAGTCTCTTGGTCAACACCAAGGTCGCCAAGTTTTTCAGGCTTAAATGTTCGAAGAACAGTTCCATCTGTCTTCACAATTGCCTTCGCAATAGTTGGCTTCCAGATAGTTCCACCATTTGCAATCGCTGCATACATCTGTGCCAATTTAATCGGAGTAACGACAGTATCTCCCTGCCCGATTGAGAAGTTAACAGCGTCACCGGCACGGATCTTGTCGCCATCAATGCAGTTCTCACGAGCTAGCTGTAACAAGAATGGCGTCTGTTGCGCTTTGGTAGCTCGGGTTTTGTAGTTGCAATAGAAATCTTTATTCTGGCTATACCAATCCTTGCGCCACTCGCGATCTGCAAGGCGACCAGCAGATTCTGATGGCAGGTCCACTCCAGTTTTCTCGCCTACCTTGAACTTTGCCGCTGCCTTAAAGAAGTAGTCATTGGGGTTTGATTTTGGCTTCAATCCACCATCACGAAGCCACTCGTCGTAGGCAATGCGATACCAAATCGTGTCGCAAGAAACAGCCAGCGCCTTCTTCATAGAGAGCGTTCCTTGCGCCTTGCTTTCAAAGTTCTGGAATGCGCGAGTACCGACCTGTACTTCAGATGGGCAGGCATAGGAAGCGTTGAGGTCATATCCCGCATCTTTGGCAGCAATAATTGAAACAGATTTAAACGTTGATGCTGGTGCATACAAACCTTGAAGAGCGCGATTAAGTGCTGGCACCCCGTTTGATTCGCTATAAAGATCATTCGCCTCTTGAACGCTCAATCCTTTTTCAAATGCGTTGGGATCAAAGGTTGGATATGAAGCAAGTGCCAACACCTGGCCATTGCGAACATCGAGAACAACGGCAGCTCCACCATCGGCGCGGAATCCAGATCCTCGTGCACGTTTTACTGCACCTGCAAGTGCCGCTTCAGCTGCTGCCTGAAGACGTATATCAAGGCTAGTAACAAGATGGTTTCCAGCAGTTGGCTTAGTGTTCTTACTAGTCGTAGTTACTGCTTCT
Encoded proteins:
- the rplU gene encoding 50S ribosomal protein L21 is translated as MYAIVKAGGRQEKVTVGEIITVDRIDAAAGASVSFPALLVVDGANVTTDVAALSAVKVTGEVIDAVKGPKIDILRYKNKTGHRRRQGFRAQHTRVKITAISGAK
- the obgE gene encoding GTPase ObgE is translated as MTSFIDSVTLFATAGKGGDGCVSVKREKFKPLGGPDGGNGGRGGDVILVVDSSVTTLLDFHHSPHRKATSGHQGYGDRKDGVSGEDLILPVPNGTVIYDEDGEQIADLIGIGTTFLAARGGHGGLGNLALSSSKRRAPGFALLGEPGEERRLTLQLKSVADIALVGFPSAGKSSLIAAISAARPKIADYPFTTLVPNLGVVQAGDTRFTVADVPGLIPGASQGKGLGLQFLRHVERCVALVHVLDCGTLETDRNPIDDLEAIENELALYGGLEDRVRIVALNKIDLPDGSAMADMVEEQLKEKGYEVYKVSAASREGLQELLYSMARLVQRERAEAAKEERTRIILRPVAVDDSGFTVQKNGDGSFSVRGQKVVRWVRQTNFKNAEAIGYLADRLAQLGVEKELFKKGAVAGSEVRIGSGDNEVVFEWEPTIEAGAEQLAGFLHRRGEDSRLEGAWNTVETERDRLSDEEVARQWEYNVAEPHNPEIKLTLDEIEESETESNDK
- the mrdA gene encoding penicillin-binding protein 2, translating into MNQRSRLNLLVIQIFIASLMFALFGRLFYLQVAAGPKYRDAALSIQSRDVVTPANRGFIVDSSGVPMALNKVGLAVTVDRTKIDKLPDKGVAVVQDLVNLLGLNFDDVWQRTRLCGELPKGKKAGCWTGSRFQPIPITKTADPQLALRIVERSDRYPGISATPLAIRSYPTTLGLNGGHVLGYVGPLTEADLAGANGRSYFRSESIGKAGLETVYDEYLRGVPGIKTFIVDRKEAVTTTSKNTKPTAGNHLVTSLDIRLQAAAEAALAGAVKRARGSGFRADGGAAVVLDVRNGQVLALASYPTFDPNAFEKGLSVQEANDLYSESNGVPALNRALQGLYAPASTFKSVSIIAAKDAGYDLNASYACPSEVQVGTRAFQNFESKAQGTLSMKKALAVSCDTIWYRIAYDEWLRDGGLKPKSNPNDYFFKAAAKFKVGEKTGVDLPSESAGRLADREWRKDWYSQNKDFYCNYKTRATKAQQTPFLLQLARENCIDGDKIRAGDAVNFSIGQGDTVVTPIKLAQMYAAIANGGTIWKPTIAKAIVKTDGTVLRTFKPEKLGDLGVDQETLVFLRDALREVTISGTAAGAFSGFPVATAGKTGTAQVFGRNANGSAKADTSWYASFAPAKNPRYAVVMMVSQGGYGSGTSGVGVRQIYETIFGAQGSTVKPELALFPAGKPPTKLPRISPATKPKPSILNPGKPKAVASATPAAKVKVKAKR
- a CDS encoding Rne/Rng family ribonuclease; this encodes MAIEPKSPRKRAVKKSSKKSLSAGTTPEPTEATAEVTEAAPKRVKKAAAIPVPIFQAAPTEAAPKRAKKAAKAEKPAKAEEKEEVSAPAGDTEDSESRGNRNRRRRRGGRGRRKPNGEGVDTQEDSDNESEDSSEDSTESADGTTHRRRRRRRATGEGVTPGETIDEDGVVTVVKVREVREKTERPSRDRSERGTRNRRDRDRDRGRSDSREYREPYRRRGTIITDGEFLARRENVDREMVVRQVGDRIQIAVIEDNVMVEHYVNRNANVSYVGNVYLGRVQNVLPSMEAAFVDIGKGRNAVLYAGEVNWDAAGISESEPRKIEMVLKTGQPVLVQVTKDPIGQKGARLTSQISLPGRYVVYVPGGGMSGISKRLPESERSRLKAILKTLIPEDAGVIVRTAAEGVSEAELTADVERLKAQWEDIYQKSVNPNFHAPALLLSEPDLAVRVIRDIFNEDFRKLIIQGNEAWDEISSYLGSIAPELVSKIEKYSGSGDLFADYRVEEQLAKAFDRKVYLPSGGSLVIDRTEAMVVIDVNTGKFIGKGGNLEETVTKNNLEAAEEIARQLRLRDLGGIVVIDFIDMVLESNRDAVLRRLVECLGRDRTKHQVAEVTSLGLVQMTRKRVGQGLIEAFSTTCDSCNGRGIHIHMDPVKMKAPMPQVNSQSAHHPDVDEETATDHEFHETLNEEAPEEAEAVTTPKGKRRRRAASSGVITA
- the rpmA gene encoding 50S ribosomal protein L27, producing the protein MASKKGVSSTRNGRDSNPQYLGIKRFGGQEVNAGEILVRQRGTHFHPGKNVGRGKDDTLFALAAGAVEFGRARGRRVVNVVPAV
- the rodA gene encoding rod shape-determining protein RodA, giving the protein MSTFLNRNPYRRSRRASVTAGFDPVLTGAVALLLVIGTLLVYAATREWYSANGLDPQYYLKRHVINIVIGLALAWGTTIIDYRLLRAYTPFIWVAGVFGLILVLIPGVGSEINGAKAWIPLPGGFQIQPAEIAKISIIIGISMLLSERTHNSDEPTNQDVLKALGVAAIPILLILAQPDMGTVFIISASVVTILAVSGAPTRWVVGLVLLALIGGFVATKAGIISDYQVKRLQSFVDPNADSQGAGYQLRQARITVGSGGLIGTGLFNGPQTNGRFVPEQQTDFIFTVAGEELGFIGSGFIIFLLFLVLMRAFGIARRATDPYGTLVCTGVIAWFAFQIFENIGMTLGLMPMTGVPLPFLSYGGSSMFANLIGFGLLQNVHASQRS